In a genomic window of Desulfomicrobium macestii:
- the trxC gene encoding thioredoxin TrxC, which yields MEKIHAVCPNCQTVNAVLTERIRQNPVCAKCATSLLPVNPVELTDQTFERFITRSTLPVLVDFWAPWCGPCKMMTPAFSQAAAALQGQVILAKMDTEAQRTVPARFNIQSVPSLVLFRQGRETARTAGAMPAAQIQAWVKGQL from the coding sequence ATGGAAAAAATACATGCCGTCTGCCCGAACTGCCAGACCGTCAACGCCGTTCTCACCGAACGCATCCGCCAGAACCCCGTCTGCGCCAAGTGCGCCACGTCCCTCCTGCCCGTAAACCCAGTGGAACTCACGGACCAGACCTTCGAGCGCTTCATCACCCGCTCCACCCTGCCCGTGCTGGTCGATTTCTGGGCTCCGTGGTGCGGGCCGTGCAAGATGATGACTCCGGCCTTTAGCCAGGCTGCCGCAGCCCTCCAGGGGCAGGTGATCCTGGCCAAGATGGACACCGAGGCCCAGCGCACCGTTCCTGCCCGCTTCAACATCCAGTCCGTTCCGAGTCTGGTCCTCTTCCGGCAGGGCAGGGAAACCGCTCGCACGGCCGGAGCCATGCCCGCCGCCCAGATCCAGGCCTGGGTGAAAGGACAACTGTGA